In a genomic window of Candidatus Lokiarchaeota archaeon:
- a CDS encoding GAF domain-containing protein codes for MTENPGNDSITEEPFENNLSRCKREKEVLLEAAGVILKHTSFEESAKEIFEFCKGITGAQSGYVALLSDDGSENEVLFLDSGGRPCTVDPNLPMPIRGLREIAYRENRTVYENDFEESEWQNFMPKGHVTLRNVLFGPLVLNGQSVGLIGLANKPSDFTNRDASIVGALGELAAIALEKSHRTEELRRTKTELELYTSFLRHDLRNDLQLVLANLEESQLHTMKTENQALKDSITRSINAADRMIRVLKAMKSQKFDWEGNLVTGVELIAKQAEDSYQNLTVSVDCAESVKKEKALGGSLMTLVLDNIFRNAAQHAGPEPHVDVRITRSGDSIRIDCVDDGSGIPPDKQASLFERGNGESLGGLGLYLSKKLVEAYDGSLTLVQNQYPDWGAAFRIELPIRK; via the coding sequence TTGACTGAGAATCCTGGAAATGATTCAATAACCGAAGAACCATTTGAAAACAATCTTTCACGTTGCAAGAGAGAAAAAGAAGTACTCTTGGAAGCCGCCGGTGTAATTCTAAAACACACGTCATTTGAAGAGTCTGCCAAGGAAATTTTTGAATTCTGTAAAGGCATCACAGGGGCACAGTCAGGCTATGTGGCTCTTCTTTCGGATGATGGGAGTGAAAACGAGGTTCTATTCCTCGATTCTGGTGGTCGTCCTTGTACAGTTGATCCGAATCTGCCAATGCCAATTAGGGGCTTGCGCGAAATTGCTTACAGAGAAAACAGAACGGTCTACGAGAATGATTTTGAGGAAAGCGAATGGCAAAACTTCATGCCCAAAGGACATGTAACACTGAGAAATGTTCTATTTGGTCCGCTTGTTTTGAATGGGCAATCAGTAGGTCTAATAGGATTGGCAAACAAACCCTCTGATTTCACTAATCGTGATGCCTCGATTGTTGGTGCGCTAGGGGAACTGGCAGCCATAGCGTTAGAAAAAAGTCATAGGACCGAGGAACTTCGAAGAACCAAAACCGAGCTCGAATTATACACGTCCTTCTTGCGACATGATTTGCGCAATGACCTTCAGCTCGTACTGGCGAATCTGGAAGAATCTCAACTACATACAATGAAAACAGAGAATCAAGCCTTGAAGGATTCAATTACGCGGTCAATCAATGCTGCCGACCGCATGATACGCGTATTGAAGGCCATGAAATCACAGAAGTTCGATTGGGAAGGGAATCTTGTGACTGGAGTTGAGCTTATAGCAAAACAGGCTGAGGATTCCTATCAAAATCTAACGGTAAGCGTGGATTGCGCTGAATCTGTTAAGAAAGAAAAGGCTCTGGGAGGGAGTCTAATGACCCTAGTTTTGGACAACATCTTCAGAAACGCCGCCCAACATGCAGGTCCTGAACCACATGTAGATGTTAGGATTACCCGCTCTGGTGATTCAATTAGGATTGATTGCGTAGATGATGGATCTGGCATACCACCGGACAAACAAGCAAGTCTCTTTGAAAGGGGAAATGGAGAAAGCCTAGGCGGCTTGGGACTCTACTTATCAAAGAAGCTTGTGGAGGCGTATGATGGATCTCTGACACTGGTTCAGAACCAGTATCCAGATTGGGGAGCCGCATTTCGGATAGAATTACCTATCAGAAAATAA
- a CDS encoding PglZ domain-containing protein, which yields MALSDIQPDYENGILNLTSTLAKKMGVECKERKLEQQKLKEIDESATILFIVLDGLGYNYLVRHGSGLWLRDNLVSSISSVFPPSTGSAMTTFYTAAPPIEHAVTGWFVYLRELGIVSRFLPFTTMIGNKPIEAHLARFVGAQPWLKKTQNRMVFLGPSRIINSPYSKFATEECTRFGYRTLRELFGNVRDLACQSQQKQFIFAYYPELDAIAHDKGIESKAVLKELNRVDKNLKKLAREVPNNVRIIVTADHGLVDIEQENTILLGKHPELKKMLITPVCGDTRSCYFYVRANKSDEFQSYIRNNLGHACTLSKSSELVRRGWFGTGIPSEEFDGRVGDFVAMMKEGYALLNDIPGEEYPELVGQHGGISEEEMLVPLIIY from the coding sequence ATGGCCCTATCGGATATCCAACCCGACTATGAGAATGGTATCCTAAATCTGACAAGCACGCTAGCTAAAAAAATGGGTGTCGAATGTAAAGAGAGGAAGCTTGAGCAGCAGAAGCTCAAGGAAATTGATGAATCAGCAACTATCCTATTCATAGTATTGGATGGACTTGGTTACAATTATCTCGTGCGCCATGGTTCAGGACTCTGGCTTCGTGATAACCTCGTTTCCTCTATCAGCAGTGTATTTCCTCCGAGTACAGGTTCAGCAATGACGACCTTCTACACAGCTGCACCCCCTATTGAGCATGCTGTGACGGGTTGGTTTGTATATCTTCGAGAATTAGGTATCGTATCACGGTTCCTACCCTTTACAACTATGATTGGCAATAAGCCCATTGAGGCTCATCTTGCACGTTTTGTTGGAGCTCAACCTTGGCTCAAGAAAACACAGAATAGAATGGTCTTTTTGGGGCCAAGCAGGATAATCAACTCCCCATATTCTAAATTTGCAACAGAGGAGTGTACAAGATTTGGATACAGAACATTAAGAGAACTTTTTGGCAATGTAAGAGATTTGGCATGTCAATCCCAACAAAAACAGTTCATCTTTGCATACTATCCTGAGCTGGACGCTATAGCACACGACAAAGGCATCGAAAGCAAAGCTGTTTTGAAGGAATTGAACAGAGTGGACAAGAATCTGAAGAAGCTGGCCCGAGAGGTTCCGAATAATGTAAGAATAATCGTCACTGCAGACCATGGTCTTGTTGACATAGAGCAAGAAAATACAATCTTGCTTGGAAAGCACCCTGAACTCAAAAAGATGCTCATAACGCCAGTCTGTGGCGATACGCGCTCCTGCTACTTTTACGTTCGAGCAAACAAATCTGATGAATTTCAATCATACATCAGAAACAACCTTGGCCATGCCTGCACATTATCCAAAAGCTCCGAACTGGTGCGTCGAGGGTGGTTTGGAACAGGAATCCCCAGCGAGGAATTTGATGGGCGAGTAGGCGATTTTGTGGCGATGATGAAAGAAGGCTACGCTTTACTCAATGATATTCCCGGTGAAGAGTATCCGGAACTGGTAGGACAGCACGGTGGAATTTCAGAGGAAGAGATGTTGGTTCCTTTGATTATCTACTGA
- a CDS encoding DUF11 domain-containing protein, producing the protein MENNTMRRREHLLLAAFLVMTLVTPILAGSSDSMPIPVKQHEESMTEGPKLATVEAMVSKVDQWGGVQNMLASLQNATHYGYSHVSTLESVVTSQMENDDGYIALSTLNLNGLTPFPNGAIGGPTAVLQLSVKPIFEVPVNRSEASFTELSESEAIALADEFTSEYESAFGIDFEQFMLVGTEIEETAEYDWNVEDNATEYEITYVSLMNGTLGNSTMTSMLDRASQLGGFMDLVGADDWPTLSSVATEVFAPVHFLSGGGYPSFNVLNMMDYYSRPYYRADSSHSDLVEIVQSAIMNQISFDEPGYVGATAGNETYSLSDHVGYTGTIENKMKQDDSAHSISVVGGAAPASLSINGVPDSWLTIDDQFQIPTDLEFGGITVPENSTISEAVKQVLTHMPRQLALEVNDGLGSLDPTMFDSYIDLLWDSTTPLPDFKQTLLNTNFSSEIGETPLKDINIDMLASIMELAGMTPEALVDNIDQDVLEANPVAAILEAFLEYFDSYNLLDILDNDVYGEPDALVNHLNTTIDGINAFLQDFGGIDTPSEFRSKEAIAEFVEAHWDIVLQSLWNAMADDNVTAIKEAVHSILEPENLQEEITPYLMADLGNSLMTGLGFSFSVNMNATAEYPQLLGFDTSNLELTFDADPDDISFDGPYLVVTKGTADRTVVVNSTVDFNITVHNYGSDTAYRVRVLDGMSSGLDGDREFYWGRDELAPGETWTITYNVTVTELGLYADMPAVCFYFNTTLDTFDPNDAENWNGASYYTMSATGYQILVEEPEGGGGWWGSGLLEGEIFGIPTLYVAAGVGGVAVIGVAILLVRRRP; encoded by the coding sequence ATGGAGAATAATACAATGAGACGAAGAGAACACTTGCTACTTGCTGCATTCTTGGTGATGACACTTGTCACGCCTATACTAGCAGGCAGTAGTGACAGCATGCCAATCCCCGTGAAACAACACGAAGAGTCCATGACTGAGGGACCAAAACTAGCCACTGTAGAGGCGATGGTCTCAAAGGTGGATCAGTGGGGCGGTGTGCAGAACATGCTTGCGTCATTACAGAATGCAACCCACTATGGATACTCCCATGTGAGCACTCTTGAGAGTGTGGTAACAAGCCAGATGGAGAACGACGATGGGTATATTGCCCTTTCAACGTTGAATCTAAATGGCCTTACCCCGTTCCCGAATGGTGCAATTGGAGGTCCCACGGCAGTGCTTCAACTCAGTGTGAAGCCCATCTTCGAGGTTCCAGTCAATCGAAGCGAGGCTTCTTTCACAGAGCTGAGTGAAAGCGAAGCTATTGCCCTAGCAGATGAGTTCACCTCAGAATACGAATCTGCATTTGGCATTGATTTTGAACAGTTCATGCTAGTGGGTACGGAAATCGAAGAGACGGCCGAATACGACTGGAATGTTGAAGACAACGCTACTGAGTATGAGATAACCTATGTCAGTTTGATGAATGGCACCTTAGGCAATTCAACAATGACCTCCATGCTTGACAGAGCGTCTCAGCTTGGCGGTTTCATGGATCTTGTTGGTGCTGACGACTGGCCTACATTGAGTAGTGTTGCAACAGAAGTCTTCGCTCCAGTTCACTTCCTTTCAGGCGGTGGTTATCCCAGCTTCAATGTCTTGAATATGATGGACTACTATTCCCGCCCGTATTATAGAGCGGATTCTTCACACAGCGATCTTGTGGAGATTGTTCAATCCGCCATTATGAATCAAATTTCCTTCGATGAGCCTGGCTATGTGGGTGCGACTGCTGGAAACGAGACTTATTCGCTATCAGACCATGTTGGCTACACAGGAACCATCGAAAACAAGATGAAACAGGATGACAGCGCTCATTCGATTTCAGTTGTCGGTGGAGCAGCTCCAGCTTCGCTATCAATCAATGGTGTCCCTGATTCGTGGCTCACCATTGATGATCAGTTCCAGATTCCAACTGATTTGGAGTTTGGTGGAATAACAGTACCAGAAAACAGCACAATATCAGAAGCGGTCAAACAAGTCCTAACACACATGCCTCGACAGCTTGCTTTGGAGGTCAATGACGGACTTGGTTCGCTTGACCCGACCATGTTCGATAGCTATATCGACCTTCTCTGGGATTCAACGACACCTCTTCCTGATTTCAAGCAAACACTACTGAACACCAATTTCAGTTCGGAGATTGGAGAGACTCCACTCAAAGATATCAATATAGACATGCTTGCTTCAATTATGGAATTGGCAGGCATGACTCCTGAAGCTCTTGTGGATAATATCGACCAAGATGTACTTGAAGCGAACCCAGTAGCTGCCATTCTTGAGGCATTCCTGGAATACTTCGATTCGTACAATCTGTTGGATATTCTGGACAATGATGTCTATGGCGAGCCAGATGCCCTGGTGAACCATCTAAACACTACCATTGACGGCATCAATGCATTCCTCCAGGACTTTGGCGGAATCGATACTCCTTCAGAGTTTAGAAGTAAAGAGGCAATTGCAGAGTTCGTGGAAGCTCATTGGGACATCGTACTCCAGAGTCTGTGGAACGCGATGGCGGATGATAATGTGACCGCTATCAAGGAAGCAGTACATAGTATCTTGGAGCCCGAGAATCTGCAAGAAGAAATCACACCGTACCTTATGGCCGACCTCGGCAATTCGCTGATGACGGGACTTGGATTCTCATTCTCTGTGAATATGAATGCGACCGCTGAGTATCCCCAGTTGCTTGGCTTTGATACAAGTAACTTGGAGTTGACATTCGATGCAGATCCTGATGATATCAGCTTTGATGGGCCATATCTGGTTGTAACCAAGGGCACTGCAGACAGAACAGTTGTCGTTAATTCAACAGTGGACTTCAACATCACTGTTCATAACTATGGCTCAGATACTGCCTACAGAGTACGAGTGCTTGATGGTATGAGCTCAGGCCTTGATGGCGACCGAGAGTTCTATTGGGGTAGAGATGAGCTTGCTCCGGGTGAGACTTGGACAATAACCTATAATGTGACGGTTACTGAACTTGGTCTCTACGCGGATATGCCTGCGGTATGCTTCTACTTCAATACCACACTGGATACATTCGACCCTAACGACGCCGAAAACTGGAATGGTGCATCATACTACACCATGTCAGCCACAGGTTACCAAATCCTTGTCGAGGAACCAGAAGGCGGTGGAGGTTGGTGGGGTAGCGGCTTGCTTGAAGGCGAGATTTTCGGTATTCCCACGCTCTACGTCGCTGCTGGTGTTGGAGGAGTTGCAGTCATAGGTGTTGCCATCTTACTAGTACGGCGAAGACCTTAG
- a CDS encoding PAS domain S-box protein, producing MQCRVVLFYDNPTSLATTRDFLLHKLRTETKITDEFRVLIQNMLEGEMDIVVAALDVSKSESFELLKRIRQLDSTIPLIIFAENSTETTSIRALNLGASRYVTRNGKPDVQHKKLLAAIENEIVAVSSHKSAKHLQGRPKNFKLLYQNMPIPYQSLGKNGFYLDVNPAWLEALGYGEDEVIGRHFKEFLSPQSKKLLEKSFPEFIRNGKTPPEGVVHRLQRKDGSFLTARYTGRVAYKPNGEVRRTHCVFVDITRQVIIEQALRQSELAFRNMYENAVVGLARANLDGKLLECNHKFAEIFGYDNREHAMNAGSAMKHYPTKRDREHVLQALRKHGEAEFDRKFLRLDGSVIWGHIVMKLFPEDEYLEVAIVDITDLKNMEEKLRESQKCFRAIADYTYDWESWIGINDQLLWVNPRVEDFTGYSVEECLTMENYPLPIIHEDDRDTISAIVTDFSKHNKGNDLTFRIVTKDGITKWMALSWQPICDENDNPAGIRTSARDIGERIKATKRLQAQKRELSEFAHQMKHDIGNRLHNILGYISLIREGYEEEQLDRIEDLVRRTETLLKRSVKLADAGQIIGDVEPIDVGSVVQKIAALEIPESIEFRMDPLPIVECDRNKFEQLVENIFSNAVEHGKPSLIEVRCEETADSITLLFKNDGFPISKKTRETLFQGQNEISIEGGLGLSIARKIVEAHGWEISLDPDIMTSFRITMPKTDSSSLMI from the coding sequence TTGCAGTGTAGGGTAGTCCTATTCTATGATAACCCTACTAGCTTAGCCACTACAAGGGATTTCTTACTTCACAAATTGAGAACCGAAACTAAAATCACCGATGAATTTCGCGTGCTTATTCAGAACATGCTAGAGGGTGAAATGGATATCGTAGTAGCTGCTCTGGATGTATCGAAGAGTGAGAGCTTTGAACTGCTCAAGCGAATCAGGCAGCTTGATTCTACAATCCCCCTCATCATATTTGCTGAAAACTCAACAGAGACCACATCGATACGGGCGCTTAATCTTGGTGCATCTCGCTATGTAACAAGGAATGGCAAGCCTGATGTCCAACATAAGAAACTTCTAGCAGCAATCGAGAACGAAATTGTAGCTGTATCCTCTCACAAGAGTGCAAAACATCTGCAAGGGCGTCCAAAGAACTTCAAACTCCTCTATCAGAATATGCCTATTCCATATCAGTCACTTGGCAAGAACGGATTCTATCTTGACGTTAATCCTGCTTGGCTTGAAGCTCTGGGTTATGGCGAAGACGAAGTCATTGGGCGCCATTTCAAGGAATTTCTTAGTCCACAGAGCAAGAAGCTCCTGGAGAAAAGTTTCCCCGAGTTCATTCGCAATGGAAAAACACCTCCTGAAGGTGTAGTTCATAGACTACAAAGGAAGGATGGATCCTTTCTTACAGCTCGCTATACGGGAAGAGTTGCGTACAAACCGAATGGTGAGGTACGTCGAACCCATTGCGTTTTTGTTGACATAACAAGACAAGTCATAATCGAACAGGCTCTAAGACAAAGCGAGTTAGCTTTTCGGAATATGTACGAGAACGCTGTGGTAGGACTAGCCAGAGCCAATCTTGATGGTAAACTCTTGGAATGCAATCACAAATTTGCAGAGATATTTGGGTATGATAATCGAGAGCATGCAATGAATGCCGGTTCTGCAATGAAACACTATCCAACTAAGCGGGACCGTGAACATGTACTCCAGGCTCTCAGAAAGCATGGCGAAGCCGAATTCGATAGGAAATTTCTTCGCTTAGATGGGTCAGTAATCTGGGGCCACATTGTGATGAAGCTCTTCCCAGAGGATGAATATCTTGAGGTGGCTATTGTTGACATAACGGACCTCAAGAATATGGAAGAAAAGCTCAGGGAAAGCCAGAAATGTTTTCGTGCCATTGCTGATTATACCTATGATTGGGAGAGCTGGATTGGGATAAATGATCAATTGCTTTGGGTCAATCCACGAGTCGAGGATTTCACAGGCTATTCCGTAGAAGAATGCCTAACAATGGAAAACTATCCACTCCCGATTATTCACGAAGATGATAGAGATACAATTAGTGCCATAGTGACGGATTTCTCAAAGCACAACAAAGGCAATGACTTGACATTCAGAATTGTTACCAAGGATGGGATAACTAAGTGGATGGCATTGTCTTGGCAACCTATCTGTGATGAGAATGACAATCCAGCGGGAATTAGAACAAGTGCCAGAGATATTGGAGAGCGTATTAAAGCGACAAAGCGTCTCCAGGCACAGAAACGAGAACTGAGTGAATTTGCACACCAGATGAAACACGATATTGGGAATAGGTTACACAACATACTTGGTTACATTTCTCTTATTCGGGAAGGGTACGAAGAAGAACAGCTTGACAGAATCGAAGATTTGGTTCGCAGGACAGAAACCCTGTTGAAGCGGTCTGTGAAATTGGCTGATGCAGGACAAATTATAGGTGATGTTGAACCTATTGATGTTGGTTCTGTTGTGCAAAAAATCGCAGCTCTTGAGATACCAGAATCGATTGAATTCAGAATGGACCCTTTGCCTATCGTCGAATGTGACAGGAACAAGTTTGAGCAATTGGTAGAAAACATCTTCAGCAACGCTGTGGAACATGGGAAGCCTTCTCTTATTGAGGTTCGTTGTGAAGAAACAGCCGATAGCATTACTCTTCTTTTCAAGAATGATGGATTTCCTATTTCAAAGAAGACCCGAGAAACTCTTTTTCAAGGACAAAATGAGATTAGTATCGAAGGCGGACTTGGCCTAAGCATAGCCAGGAAAATTGTTGAGGCTCACGGCTGGGAAATATCACTGGATCCTGATATTATGACCTCTTTTCGGATTACTATGCCAAAAACTGATTCTTCCTCATTGATGATATGA
- a CDS encoding rubredoxin, whose product MAKYECLICGWIYDEEKGDPGSGVEPGTKFEDIPEDWVCPMCGAAKADFEKIE is encoded by the coding sequence ATGGCCAAGTACGAATGTTTGATATGCGGTTGGATTTACGACGAAGAAAAAGGCGATCCAGGTAGTGGTGTTGAACCGGGAACAAAGTTTGAGGACATTCCCGAAGATTGGGTGTGCCCGATGTGTGGAGCCGCCAAAGCCGATTTTGAGAAAATTGAATAG